A region from the Hypericibacter adhaerens genome encodes:
- a CDS encoding DNA-methyltransferase translates to MDGSFPASDQGPMLTRLPVNDATSRALARLRKVNEQYRKLPWPAPFDATEHHLRLGDARDLSWIPDSSVHLVVTSPPYWTLKKYADHKHQMGAIADYEQFLTELDRVWRECARVLVPGGRICCVVGDVCISRKQGKRHYVMPLHADIQVRARSIGLDCLTPILWHKIANGVTEAEGNGAGFYGKPYQPGAIVKNDIEYILFLRKGGEYRKVSPEQKALSMLTKEEMQSWWRSIWTDIRGASTRSGHPAPYPAEIAERLVKMFSFAGDTVLDPFIGTGSTTVAAIRTGRNSIGSEIEPKYLALAEARIKAEIDRHRQFGARKATLVECQSPSPTPLTTS, encoded by the coding sequence ATGGACGGTAGCTTCCCAGCCTCTGATCAAGGGCCGATGCTGACCCGCCTTCCGGTGAATGATGCCACCTCGCGGGCGCTGGCGCGGCTCCGTAAGGTCAATGAGCAATACCGCAAGCTGCCGTGGCCGGCGCCTTTCGACGCGACGGAGCACCACCTTCGCCTCGGGGATGCACGCGACCTTTCATGGATTCCCGACAGCTCGGTGCATTTGGTTGTTACCTCCCCGCCCTACTGGACGCTGAAAAAGTACGCCGACCACAAGCATCAGATGGGCGCCATCGCGGACTACGAGCAATTCCTAACGGAGTTGGATCGCGTATGGCGGGAATGCGCGCGGGTGCTTGTCCCTGGCGGCCGGATTTGCTGCGTGGTTGGCGACGTTTGCATTTCGAGGAAGCAAGGGAAGCGACACTATGTCATGCCGCTTCACGCTGATATTCAGGTGCGGGCGCGCTCCATCGGTCTCGACTGCCTGACGCCGATCCTTTGGCACAAGATCGCCAACGGCGTGACCGAGGCCGAAGGCAACGGGGCCGGGTTCTATGGCAAGCCATATCAGCCCGGCGCCATCGTCAAGAACGATATTGAGTACATCCTGTTCCTGCGGAAGGGTGGCGAATACCGGAAGGTATCACCCGAGCAAAAAGCCCTTTCGATGCTGACCAAAGAGGAAATGCAATCGTGGTGGCGCTCCATTTGGACCGATATCCGGGGAGCATCAACCCGATCTGGGCACCCGGCCCCATACCCCGCCGAGATCGCCGAGCGGCTTGTTAAGATGTTCTCTTTTGCCGGCGACACTGTTCTGGACCCTTTCATCGGAACCGGGTCCACAACCGTCGCGGCCATCCGGACAGGTAGAAACTCTATTGGCAGCGAGATCGAGCCCAAATACCTTGCTCTGGCCGAGGCGCGCATTAAGGCCGAGATCGACCGCCATCGGCAATTTGGGGCAAGAAAAGCAACATTGGTTGAATGCCAATCACCCTCTCCGACGCCGTTGACGACCTCCTAA
- a CDS encoding DUF6471 domain-containing protein, with protein sequence MAAKGKDWKAKVKGTLKAELKRQGLSYADLAERLSAIGVKDNELNIKNKINRGTFTAIFLFQCLEAIGCRTIHLENL encoded by the coding sequence ATGGCCGCCAAGGGCAAGGACTGGAAAGCCAAGGTCAAGGGAACGCTCAAGGCCGAGCTGAAACGGCAGGGCTTGAGCTATGCCGATCTGGCGGAGAGGCTATCGGCCATCGGGGTAAAAGATAACGAATTGAATATAAAGAACAAAATTAACCGTGGCACATTTACGGCCATCTTCCTTTTCCAGTGCCTTGAAGCTATCGGCTGCCGAACAATTCACCTGGAGAATCTGTGA